From the Polaribacter gangjinensis genome, the window ACTTGGGTCAATATTTCCTTTTACTAAGGATAAAACTTCAATTTGTTCTTCTTCAGAAAGTGAGTGGTAATTTTTTGGAAAAGTAGTATCGCCAGTTGTTAGTAAATCAGTTACTATTTGTGTAAATGCTTTGTGATGCACTCTACTGTCTTGCCTGATATCTAATGTGGCAAAATGAAAACCAAAAATGCGTACTTTATTGATAAAATCGTTCAATTCTTCTATGAACAGCGATTGATGTTCTTTTTCGATTATCGTTCTTGCTTCATACAATTCTTCTAACAAAATTTTTTGTGAAAAATTGATTTTTTCATAACTACGAATTACGTGTTTGTACAAACGTTTTTCAACTCTTGTTAAAATTTCTTGCACACCATCAAAAGTAAAACGTCTTTTTAAACGTCTAACATCTCTGTAATAATTTCTTAAAATTGTTTGACGTAAACGCTCAGCAACATCAAGGGTAATTTGAGTTGTAACAAACGGATTTCCATCTCTGTCACCTCCAGGCCAAAAACCAAGATCAATAATTTCATTGTCAATTGGTTTTCCGTCGTAAATATTATCTTGAATATAGTTGTAAATTTTACTTACAGAGTGATAAAATACATTTTCTAAGTACCAAATTAAGCTAACAGCTTCGTCAAATGGCGTAGGTTTTTTCTTTTTATAAAAAGGAGTTTTTCCTAATTGGGCTAATAATTTTTTAATCAATAATAAATCATCATTTCTGATGGCTTTGTCTAAATCTGTGATGATTCCTAAAACACTTCCTGGATAAAATTGAGTTGGATGAGCTGTAAGTACAACACGTACCTTAAATTCTTCTAAATGCCTTTTTAAATCTTCTTTTTTATCATTTAAAAATGCAGTTTCTTTCGAATTTCTGAGCGTTCCAATTCCGTCCATATTATTGATAATTGGAAAAGCGGCATCTTCAATAGCATCAAACAAAACTACTTGACGTTCAATGTATTGGATAAAACGAAATAGCAAATCATTTTTTTCATCCTCAGATGGATTTTCTTGATATTTATTAAAAAATGTTGCGATGATTTCTGTAGGATTTTTCCCATCTTGAAACCCTTTTTCACAAATTGTATGAAAAAGAGGCAATAAAACACCTGTGTTGTTTATGGTATCAAACGGAAGTGTAATAAATATGCTGTTGTAAATTTGATATTTAGACAATACGTTATTATTGAATCTTGCCAATTTAGGTATCGCAGTCATTTTCTTAGAGTTTTAAGCTGTGAAATTACAAAAAACCTAAAATAAAGAGGGTAGCTTTCTCTAAATAATGTGCAAAAAAATTACGAAAACGATATAAATTTCCACATTAAATTGTGAAAAGTTTATTTTTTAAACAAAACCCGTAAAATGTGTTCAAAATTTAAGATTCAAAATCCAAAATTTCAAAGTCAGATAGTTGAATTTTTCAATATTGTTTAAAGCTTTTCAAACCTGTTTCCAGCCATTTTTGATAGGTTTCCACATCTGAATATTGTTGTGGAGAATTTAAAATTTCCAATTCAGGAGTCATTAAAATATAATAAGGCTGAGAAGCATTTTTAAAATTAATCACTTGAAAAGTTGCCCATTTATCACCAACCGTTTTTATTTCTTTCGTTTTTCCATTGGCTTTTAAAAAGGTAAATTGTTGGTCTTTTGGTAGTTGCTTTTCGTTATCATCTACATACAAAGAAATCAATATAAAATCGTTTTTTAAAAGTTGATAAATCTTTGGATCGCTCCAAACATTTTCTTCCATTTTTCTGCAATTTACACAAGCCCAACCTGTAAAATCTAGTAAAATTGGTTTGTTTTGGAGTTTTGCAGCAGCCAAACCTTTGTCAAAGTCTTTGTAACAATCCAATCCTAAAGGACAATCACTTTCTTGTTCGTAAATACTGTAAAATTGTGGTGGAGGAAAACCACTCAACAAACTCAAATTCCAAGTCGGATTTTTTAGAACTCCAGGAGATAAATACACCACAAAAGCGATTAATAAAACTCCAAAAGAAATGCGCGAAAATGACAATTTCTTAACTGGTGAATCATGTGGAAATTTGATTTTTGCAAAAACATACAAGGCTAAAAGGATAAAAATCAAGATCCAAATTCCGATAAAAATTTCTCTTTTTAAAATTCTCCAATGTCCAACCAAATCAGCATTTGATAAAAATTTGAATGCAAAAGCAAGTTCAATAAATCCCAAAATTACTTTGGTAGTGTTTAACCATCCACCAGATTTTGGTAAAGAATTCAACCAATTAGGAAACAACGCAAATAGCGCAAATGGCAAAGCCAAAGCCAATCCAAAACCGGTCATTCCTGCAGTTAGTTGAGTTGCACCTCCATCAGAAGTTAATGAGCCTGCTAACAACGAACCTAAAATGGGTCCTGTACACGAAAATGACACAATTGCCAACGTTAATGCCATGAAGAAAATTCCGATAAATCCACCAACTGAAGAGGCAGAATCCATTTTGTCTCCCCAAGAACTTGGTAAGGTGATTTCGTAAAATCCGAAGAAAGAAAATGCGAAAAAAACCAAAATGACAAAAAAGAAAGTATTCAACCAAATATTGGTAGAAATGGTGTTTAAAATTTCAGGATTTACATTGTCTAAAAAATGAAATGGAGCACTTAATAGTATGTAAATCAAAACAATAAAAAATCCGTAAATGGTTGCATTTAAAATTCCTTTTTTCTTGTTTTTAGATTGTTTGGTAAAAAAGGAGACAGTTAAAGGAATCATTGGAAATACACATGGCGTTAACAAAGCCAACAATCCACCTACAAATCCTAATAAAAAAATACTCACTAATCCAGTTGATTTTTCGGAAGTTGATGAATCTGAAAGCGCTAAAAGCTCCGTATTTTTTAAATCTAATTGTAATTCTTGAGATAACTTTTTGCTTTTTTCATCAATTGAAATACTCTCTGAAATAGTATTTCCTATCAATGAAATCGTGAAATTTTCATTAATATTGATACAGGCAGTTTCGCAGACTTGTCCAAAAAAATTGAGTTTTATCTGAGTGATTTTTTTGTTTGTAAGTTGAATTCTTTGCGTAATTTTTGCGCTTTCTTTAAAGACGATTTCCTCTTTTTCCCAAACATCCGAATATTTTTTAAAAGTAGTTTCCTCTTTGGCTTTTCCTACCAATTCATAGCCAGTTTCACCTTCTTGAATCGTGATTTCTAAAGGCAAAGAAGCGCCATCAGGATTGTATTGAGAATACAAATACCAACCATTAAAAAGCTTGGCTTTGAAAATGATATCATATTCAGTTTCAGAGATTTTTTGAACTTCTGTAGAAAGTATAATAGGATTATCAGCAGTTTGTGCTTTTGATAAAAAAACACTTAAAAAGGATAGTATAATAAAGAATTGCTTCATGATTTGTAAATGATTTGTAAACTATTTTCGCTTGCAGAGTTTGCTAAAAATCGCCTGTCTTGTCTATGATTGATGACCCAAATAATTTCGTTTTCAGCAGTACAAAGCAACCAAATTTTCTCTTTTTCGATGAGCGAAATTTTTTCATCTTTAAAATACTTGCTCAGTTTCTTTTTGCCTTGCATTCCTGAAGGACAAAAATAGTCTCCATTTTGCCATTTTCTTAGGATTAATGGATACTTTAACAGATTTTTAGCTACTGAAATGCTATTTTTTGAAGCAATTTTTTTTGAAGGATTTTCTTCAAAATTTAAAAAAATAGGCGTTGAAATTGTAGATTGAGTTTCTAATATTTCAACATATGCTGAATCTTTTTTTTTAATGGGAATTTCAGATAAAATCAAAAAATCTCTGTCTTTTAACAACACATGTGTTTTAGAAAAAACCTGTTTTCCAGTTTGAGAAGTAAGCAAATCAAGTACATTATTCCATTCTGTAAACTGATATTTTTTCAATAATTGATACAAATATGCTTTCGGTTTTGACAATTGTTTGATTTTTGAAACATCAAAAAATACCATTCCGTCTTTTTCAAAACTACTATTTGCAGAAATCTCTTCGATTTTATCATCAATAATTTGTTGTGCATCTTGTAAATTCTGAATTGTATTTGCAAATGAATCCAACAAACTTGGATTGATTTCTTTCAAAATCGGAATTACTTGATGTCTGATGTTATTTCTGAGATATTTTGTGGTTGCATTTGAACTATCTTCACGCCATTCCAACTGATTTTCAATGGCATACTCCAAAATTTCAGCTCTTGAAAAAGCCAATAAAGGACGAATGATATTTCCACTTTTTGCAGGAATTCCTGTAAAACCATCCAAACCTGAACCACGAGTGAGGTGAATTAAAAAAGTTTCCAAAGAATCGTCTAAATGATGTGCTGTTAAAACAAACTCAAATTGATGCTCTAGAACCAATTCTTGAAACCAGTTATAGCGCAATTCTCTTGCAGCAATTTGAATAGAAATTTGCTTGTTTTTTGCAATTTTTTCAGTTTCAAAATAAGTTGTAAAAATCTGATTAGACGATATTTGACCTATTTTTTTTACAAATTCTTCATCCAAATCACTTTCTTCATTTCGTAATTTAAAATTGCAATGCGCCAAAGAAATTTGTAAGTTTAGTTGATTGCACAAGTGCATTAAAACTACAGAATCCAATCCTCCAGAAATTGCCAATAATAATTTTACATCCTTTAAAAAAGGAAAATTTGTATTTATATGTTGTATAAATTTTTGGAGCATTTCAAGTCAAAAGTACGTTTTTTAGAGTTGTGAGTTCAACCAATCAACCACATCTTGTAGCAATTCATCTTTACACAAATCATGTTGCAATTCATGATAACCACCTTCAAACAATTTGAGGCTTGCTTTTTTTGAATTATTTACAAATGCTTGACTGCCTTTATAATCGATAATTTTGTCTTCAGTTCCATGTGCAATCCACATAGGAATGGACAATTTTGACGCATTTTCAATTGCCCATTTTCCGGATTCAATGAACGTTAATGAAAAATTGGGACTGATTTGATCATGAACCAACACATCATTTTTATAGTCTTCAACTGCTTTTGGATCTCTTGAAATATCATTGGGATTCAATTCATTTCCTAAGGTAATGGAAGGCGCGATTTTTTGTAAGATTTTACCAACAAAAAGTTTGATTTTTGGCGGTTCAAAAGCCAATTTCAAAAATGGACTTGTAGCAATGGCACCTTTCAAAGAATGATTTTTTCGCAATACAAAATTGATAACAGCATTGCCTCCCATAGAATGTCCATATAAAAAAATAGTTTTTTCTGGGAACAAATTTTCAGCTTTTTCAATCGTTTTTTGGATGCTTTCCAAAACTGCATCAAAATTTGGATTATGTCCTCTTTTTCCCTCTGTTTTTCCATGTCCAAAATGATCAAAAGCAACTACAGAAAAATCATTTTCTGTCAATTTTTGAGCCACATGAGCAAAACGTCCTGAATGTTCTCCCATTCCATGCACCAAAACAACAACAGCTTTTGTGGTATTTGCTTGCCAATATTGTCCGTAAAATTCGGTATTGCAATAGTTGAAATTAAATTCTTGGTGTATCATCATTTTTTATGTTGTAACCAAATTAGCAACTCTTTTTTTAAAGCCTGTTCTGGTTGTGAGAGTGGAATTGAATTGCCAAATTGTTTGCTTCTTTTAAATTTTGAGAACGTAGTTTTTAATAGTTTCCAATCTTCAGGATAAGTTTCCAAAAATTTGTTAAACATACTTTGCGCTGTTTTTTGATCTTTTAAGCTTTCAAAAATATGCTGAAATTTTTCCTCTTTGTTATAAATCATTTCGTAAATATAAAAAACCTAGATGGAATTTAGCAACACTTGTTTCATTGCTTTCGCTTTCAACAAACATTCTTCATATTCTTTTTCAGGAATTGATTTTGCTGTGATGGCACTTCCTACAGAGTAAGAAACGTACTCTTTATCAGCATTATACAAAATACTTCTGATGACCACATTGAAATCAAAATTTCCATTTGGGGTAAAATAACCAACTGCACCAGAATACAATCCGCGTTTGGTAGTTTCGTATTTTTCGATGATTTTCATGGCAGAAACTTTGGGTGCACCAGTCATACTTCCCATTGGAAAAGTGTCTTTTAACACTTGAATTGGCGTTGTTTTTTCATCAATTTCACAAACAACAGTTGAGATCATTTGATGCACTTGTTTGAAAGCATAAACCTTACATAATTCTTCTACTTTGACACTTCCTTTGATGGCTGATTTTGATAAATCGTTTCTAACCAAATCTACAATCATCACATTTTCAGAACGTTCCTTACTGTCTCTTGACAAATCAAAAGCAATTTTTTCATCATCAATTTTACTTCTCAAACGTTTTGCAGTTCCTTTGATAGGTTGAGAAATGATTCTTTGACCTTCTTTTCTGATATATCTTTCAGGTGAAGCAGACAGTAAAAATAGATGATTCAACTTCAAAAAAACCGCAAAAGGAGGTTCAGAAATGCTGTTTAAATCTTGATATACTTTTAACGGATTTATACTTGCGTTTTCAGCATAAAACTCCTGACAAAAATTGGCTTCATAAATATCACCTCTGTGAATGTGTTGCAAAATTGCAGTTACTTTTTCATGATATTCCTCTTTGTGGACACGTAATTTTATTTTAATATCTGAATTTGATTGTTGGATTTTTGTATGATAAACTTGTTTGATTTCTTCAAAATCGCTTTCAATTTCATCATCAACCATTTTTAAATACTGAAATTCAACACAATTTTGATTGATGAAAATCAGTTTTTTAGGCTGAAAAAAATACAATTCTGGGAATTCCAAACCATCAAAATTTGAGGAAGAAAGTTCTTCCACGTCATTTTTTACATCGTAAGAAATATATCCAAAAATATAGTCTTTGGTGTTAGATTGATATTCTTGTAATTTTTCAAAAGCATTGTGATCATCTGTTTTAATAGCTGTAAATTCTTCTACAGCCAAAGCAATATCAAAGCTTGAGTATTGTTGTTGATAGTTGTTAGAATCTAACCAAATTACAGTTTCAAATTGTTGAGACCAAACCAACAATTGTTGTTTGAATTTGGCAACGTCATCAATAAAAAATTGCGAAATAGTTCTTTGCATTTTGTAAGCAAAAAACCTCACAGTCTCGAAATTCCGGGATTGTGAGGTTTAGTTTATATTTTATTGTTTTTATGAATTCAAAGGTTTGCCATCCCAAGCCGCTTTTGCTGCTTCTTTTACAGCCTCTGAATACGTTGGATGACCATGACAAATTCTTGCTAAATCTTCAGCAGAAGCTCTAAATTCCATTGCCACAGCAGCTTCCATAATCAAATCAGCAACTCTTGCACCCACCATATGAACACCTAAAATTTCGTCTGTTTTTTTATCAGCCAATACTTTTACAAATCCATCAACATCGCCACTTGCTCTAGATCTTCCTAAAGCACGCATTGAAAATTTACCAGCTTTATAATCGATTTTTGATGCGATTAATTCTTCTTCAGTTTTACCAACAGCTCCAACTTCTGGCCAAGTATAAACAATTCCAGGAATCAAATTGTAATCGATATGTGGTTTTTCGCCTGCAATAAATTCTGCTACAACAACACCTTCTTCTTCTGCTTTGTGAGCCAACATGGCACCTTTTACAACATCACCAATTGCATAAATATTCGAAATATTAGTTTGCAAATGATTGTTAATTTCGATTTGTCCTTTTTCATTGACTTTTACACCCACTTTTTCCAAACCTAAACCTTCTGTATATGGTTTTCTACCAACAGAAACCAAGCAATAATCACCTGTAAATGTTACTTCTTCTCCCTTTTTATTGGTTGCTTTTACAGTAATTTCGTTGCCATTTCTTTCAACAGATTTAACTCCATGACTTACAAAAAAGTCCATTCCTTGTTTTTTCAGAACTTTTTGTAATTCTTTTGAAATTTCACCATCCATAGTTGGTGTAATTTTTGGTGCGTATTCAATGACTTTAACATCCGCTCCTAAACGTGCATACACAGAACCTAATTCTAACCCAATAACTCCACCACCAATTACGATTAAATTTTTTGGAACTTCCGAAAGTTTTAAAGCTTCTGTGGAAGTTATAATTCGTTCTTTATCTAACTTTATAAAAGGTAAACTAGCAGGTTTTGAACCAGTTGCAATGATGATATTTGTGCCTTCAATCACTTCTGATGAACCATCATTTTTGGTAATTTTTACATGTGTTGCATCTTCAAAAGAACCCAAACCTTCAAAAACATCAATCTTATTTTTATCCATCAAATATTTGATTCCACCTGTGGTAGTTTCTACAACATTGGCTTTGCGTTCAATCATTTTTGAAAAATCAAACGATGGTTTTGATACCGAAATTCCATGTTCTTCAAAGTGATATACAGCATCATAATAATGATGAGAAGAATCTAACAAAGCTTTTGAAGGAATGCAACCAACGTTTAAACAAGTACCTCCAAGAGTGCTATATTTTTCGATGATAGCCACTTTTTTTCCTAATTGAGAGGCTCTCACTGCAGCAATATATCCTCCAGGACCAGAACCAATAACAATAATATCGTATTTCATGCTAAAATTATTTTGGGTTACAAAATTACAGCTTTTTTTAGAGAATATTATCAGAATTGTGTAGTTTTACTATCTCATAGATTTTAATTTTTTTACCATGAAAATATTCAAAAAAGTAGCCATTGTATTACTTGTGATTTTTGCAATTGCACAGTTTTTTCGACCAGAAAAAAACGAAGGAGATGTAACATCTATAAATGCTTTTATTGCTGAGACAAATCCTCCAAAAGAGGTACAAGAAATTTTGAAAAATACCTGTTTTGATTGTCATTCTAGCAATACTAGATATCCTTGGTATAGCAATATTACTCCC encodes:
- a CDS encoding anthranilate synthase component I family protein produces the protein MQRTISQFFIDDVAKFKQQLLVWSQQFETVIWLDSNNYQQQYSSFDIALAVEEFTAIKTDDHNAFEKLQEYQSNTKDYIFGYISYDVKNDVEELSSSNFDGLEFPELYFFQPKKLIFINQNCVEFQYLKMVDDEIESDFEEIKQVYHTKIQQSNSDIKIKLRVHKEEYHEKVTAILQHIHRGDIYEANFCQEFYAENASINPLKVYQDLNSISEPPFAVFLKLNHLFLLSASPERYIRKEGQRIISQPIKGTAKRLRSKIDDEKIAFDLSRDSKERSENVMIVDLVRNDLSKSAIKGSVKVEELCKVYAFKQVHQMISTVVCEIDEKTTPIQVLKDTFPMGSMTGAPKVSAMKIIEKYETTKRGLYSGAVGYFTPNGNFDFNVVIRSILYNADKEYVSYSVGSAITAKSIPEKEYEECLLKAKAMKQVLLNSI
- a CDS encoding alpha/beta hydrolase — encoded protein: MMIHQEFNFNYCNTEFYGQYWQANTTKAVVVLVHGMGEHSGRFAHVAQKLTENDFSVVAFDHFGHGKTEGKRGHNPNFDAVLESIQKTIEKAENLFPEKTIFLYGHSMGGNAVINFVLRKNHSLKGAIATSPFLKLAFEPPKIKLFVGKILQKIAPSITLGNELNPNDISRDPKAVEDYKNDVLVHDQISPNFSLTFIESGKWAIENASKLSIPMWIAHGTEDKIIDYKGSQAFVNNSKKASLKLFEGGYHELQHDLCKDELLQDVVDWLNSQL
- the tilS gene encoding tRNA lysidine(34) synthetase TilS → MLQKFIQHINTNFPFLKDVKLLLAISGGLDSVVLMHLCNQLNLQISLAHCNFKLRNEESDLDEEFVKKIGQISSNQIFTTYFETEKIAKNKQISIQIAARELRYNWFQELVLEHQFEFVLTAHHLDDSLETFLIHLTRGSGLDGFTGIPAKSGNIIRPLLAFSRAEILEYAIENQLEWREDSSNATTKYLRNNIRHQVIPILKEINPSLLDSFANTIQNLQDAQQIIDDKIEEISANSSFEKDGMVFFDVSKIKQLSKPKAYLYQLLKKYQFTEWNNVLDLLTSQTGKQVFSKTHVLLKDRDFLILSEIPIKKKDSAYVEILETQSTISTPIFLNFEENPSKKIASKNSISVAKNLLKYPLILRKWQNGDYFCPSGMQGKKKLSKYFKDEKISLIEKEKIWLLCTAENEIIWVINHRQDRRFLANSASENSLQIIYKS
- a CDS encoding cytochrome c biogenesis protein CcdA; translation: MKQFFIILSFLSVFLSKAQTADNPIILSTEVQKISETEYDIIFKAKLFNGWYLYSQYNPDGASLPLEITIQEGETGYELVGKAKEETTFKKYSDVWEKEEIVFKESAKITQRIQLTNKKITQIKLNFFGQVCETACININENFTISLIGNTISESISIDEKSKKLSQELQLDLKNTELLALSDSSTSEKSTGLVSIFLLGFVGGLLALLTPCVFPMIPLTVSFFTKQSKNKKKGILNATIYGFFIVLIYILLSAPFHFLDNVNPEILNTISTNIWLNTFFFVILVFFAFSFFGFYEITLPSSWGDKMDSASSVGGFIGIFFMALTLAIVSFSCTGPILGSLLAGSLTSDGGATQLTAGMTGFGLALALPFALFALFPNWLNSLPKSGGWLNTTKVILGFIELAFAFKFLSNADLVGHWRILKREIFIGIWILIFILLALYVFAKIKFPHDSPVKKLSFSRISFGVLLIAFVVYLSPGVLKNPTWNLSLLSGFPPPQFYSIYEQESDCPLGLDCYKDFDKGLAAAKLQNKPILLDFTGWACVNCRKMEENVWSDPKIYQLLKNDFILISLYVDDNEKQLPKDQQFTFLKANGKTKEIKTVGDKWATFQVINFKNASQPYYILMTPELEILNSPQQYSDVETYQKWLETGLKSFKQY
- the lpdA gene encoding dihydrolipoyl dehydrogenase, giving the protein MKYDIIVIGSGPGGYIAAVRASQLGKKVAIIEKYSTLGGTCLNVGCIPSKALLDSSHHYYDAVYHFEEHGISVSKPSFDFSKMIERKANVVETTTGGIKYLMDKNKIDVFEGLGSFEDATHVKITKNDGSSEVIEGTNIIIATGSKPASLPFIKLDKERIITSTEALKLSEVPKNLIVIGGGVIGLELGSVYARLGADVKVIEYAPKITPTMDGEISKELQKVLKKQGMDFFVSHGVKSVERNGNEITVKATNKKGEEVTFTGDYCLVSVGRKPYTEGLGLEKVGVKVNEKGQIEINNHLQTNISNIYAIGDVVKGAMLAHKAEEEGVVVAEFIAGEKPHIDYNLIPGIVYTWPEVGAVGKTEEELIASKIDYKAGKFSMRALGRSRASGDVDGFVKVLADKKTDEILGVHMVGARVADLIMEAAVAMEFRASAEDLARICHGHPTYSEAVKEAAKAAWDGKPLNS